A genomic stretch from Gammaproteobacteria bacterium includes:
- a CDS encoding cytochrome-c peroxidase translates to MKIVSKTILFFCAALLTSQAWAFEALPKQAPAPKDNPITKAKIELGKQLFFDPRLSKDGTVSCNSCHNVMASGTDNRPVSVGVDAQKGGRSAPTVWNAAFLSTQFWDGRAASLEDQAKGPILNPIEMGMPSADEVVARIKGIPGYVKQFKKVFGGKDPVTYDNLAKAIATFERTLITPDSKFDRYMRGDKKALSKKAKAGMKLVKDIGCTSCHTGPNFSGPKNLKVGEGFFQKFPTFSGSNYDKKYNLMADLGLYSVTNKDSDKNMWRVPTWRNVAVTAPYFHNGSVQSLDEAVKVMAKTQLNKDLTEQQVGEIVAFLNSLTGKFPKITMPRLPDTPNTSLVN, encoded by the coding sequence ATGAAAATTGTGTCAAAAACAATTTTGTTTTTCTGCGCAGCGCTACTGACCTCTCAAGCTTGGGCCTTTGAGGCATTGCCGAAGCAAGCACCCGCACCAAAAGACAATCCTATTACTAAAGCAAAGATAGAATTGGGTAAACAGTTGTTCTTTGATCCCCGTTTATCAAAAGACGGTACTGTATCTTGCAATTCTTGCCACAATGTCATGGCCAGCGGTACGGATAACCGTCCGGTATCTGTGGGTGTTGATGCACAAAAAGGGGGCCGTTCCGCACCTACCGTATGGAACGCAGCGTTTTTATCCACTCAATTTTGGGATGGACGTGCCGCTTCTTTGGAAGATCAGGCTAAAGGTCCGATTCTGAATCCCATTGAAATGGGTATGCCGTCTGCCGATGAAGTGGTGGCTAGAATTAAAGGAATTCCAGGATACGTCAAACAGTTTAAGAAGGTGTTTGGTGGTAAAGATCCGGTAACGTACGATAACCTTGCAAAGGCAATTGCCACGTTTGAGCGTACGTTGATTACCCCGGACTCCAAGTTCGACCGATATATGCGTGGCGATAAAAAAGCCTTATCCAAGAAAGCCAAGGCAGGTATGAAATTGGTTAAAGATATTGGTTGTACCAGCTGTCACACAGGCCCCAATTTCTCCGGTCCTAAGAACTTAAAAGTTGGAGAAGGGTTTTTTCAAAAATTTCCCACATTCTCAGGCAGTAACTACGACAAGAAATATAACTTGATGGCAGATCTGGGGTTGTATTCGGTCACCAATAAAGATAGTGACAAAAACATGTGGCGTGTTCCCACCTGGCGTAATGTGGCCGTCACAGCCCCATACTTCCACAATGGTTCTGTGCAATCTTTGGACGAAGCGGTTAAAGTCATGGCCAAGACACAGCTTAATAAAGACTTAACGGAACAGCAGGTAGGTGAAATTGTCGCATTTCTGAACAGTTTAACCGGTAAGTTTCCGAAAATCACTATGCCACGATTGCCCGATACGCCTAATACCTCTCTGGTTAACTAA
- a CDS encoding acetyltransferase: protein MYMKDTQSGDLVEVLNFQELIDPTQANIHGRFHCGEEVQEPELFSKQQLSFPSNEPIPVCWVNPYYKMAAH, encoded by the coding sequence ATGTACATGAAAGACACCCAAAGTGGCGACTTGGTGGAAGTACTGAATTTTCAGGAACTCATCGATCCCACCCAAGCCAACATCCATGGACGGTTTCATTGCGGCGAGGAAGTGCAGGAACCCGAATTGTTTTCCAAGCAACAACTGTCTTTTCCATCCAATGAACCCATACCGGTTTGCTGGGTAAATCCGTACTACAAAATGGCGGCTCATTAG
- a CDS encoding HNH endonuclease translates to MSSYPLILKLDKAGNPDRWINHEEAIRLYTNDRVIANLGSQNFVFRGGINARTQRRSVIEVGSILLTRAQVKNHSLHSFVPHLTNRALFRRDGHICLYCGEQFRHSELTRDHIIPISRGGRDCWENVVTACCRCNNLKGSRLPEECGKKLLAVPYVPNKAEYLFLQNRRIITDQQTFLVARFGKNSQLKQFLF, encoded by the coding sequence ATGAGTTCGTATCCGCTTATTCTAAAGCTGGACAAGGCCGGTAATCCGGATCGTTGGATCAATCATGAGGAAGCAATTCGCTTATATACCAATGACCGGGTGATTGCTAATCTGGGGTCGCAGAACTTTGTGTTTCGCGGTGGCATCAATGCAAGAACTCAACGCCGCTCAGTGATCGAAGTGGGTTCTATCCTCTTAACCCGCGCCCAGGTTAAAAATCATTCGCTTCATTCCTTTGTTCCTCATTTAACCAATAGAGCTTTATTTCGGCGTGATGGTCATATTTGTCTGTACTGCGGTGAACAGTTTCGACATTCCGAGCTAACTCGGGATCACATCATCCCCATTAGTCGAGGCGGTAGAGACTGTTGGGAGAATGTGGTGACGGCTTGTTGTCGTTGTAACAATCTGAAAGGCAGCCGTCTTCCGGAAGAATGTGGTAAGAAACTGCTGGCGGTGCCTTATGTACCAAATAAAGCGGAATATTTGTTTTTACAAAATCGCCGCATCATTACCGACCAGCAAACATTTTTGGTTGCTCGTTTTGGAAAAAACAGTCAACTGAAACAGTTCTTGTTTTAA
- a CDS encoding tetratricopeptide repeat protein: MDPINSLSDYHTKRSPPSLKWLLLLVPVLFVCSALTVYMYSRFDMELNIPDTLVSPESGRHAAAVTPLVLAGISTGTTVDANSVALGQVLGNAILRAAEGNGVAGPELIYRGESRVLHTKSAEDLAQRYNAAIVVWGRRSDQSVQLSVYHPHVDMFSIAKFEKGQRHRTQLRSPAALLELNLADYQKHADLFASFILAQVYYLGGHFETALDFYHKTLSLAKSSEALELIPELYFSMAWLYLQKDVMDTGKAIEYFSKVLQMEQNRSSYIYSNRGVAHQLAGDLSQAVQDFNRAIELDRKNAVAFNNRANIRAELKDVKGAYVDYYKAVEIEPGLNVAYYNLGKLNHAQGDLRSALNNFSNAITVAHNDADAYYNRGLIRQLLGDPVGAAEDYNQTIKISPNEFDAHINRGVTRLERKDNTGAIDDFSRAVLINPDHASGYFNRAIAYQVVGDHDKALEDYDTAIRFQKDYFMAFNNRGTVRQLLQDWVGAIGDFTEAIRLKPDFAVAYVNRGACYLSTSKAGESIQDFNKAISIEPEYAQAYFNRALAYQALEQYEKAIADYSKVIYFYPDSDTAYINRGAAKQAVGLLKPAIRDYNKAILLNPSYADAYNNRAVAAQMNSADLEKVIRDFNKAIALDPSYAEAFFNRSGVHLLKNNLSMAESDRNKSTTLNPRMIQGQAGR; encoded by the coding sequence ATGGATCCTATCAATTCTCTGAGCGACTACCACACCAAACGCTCACCGCCGTCCTTAAAATGGTTACTGTTGTTGGTACCCGTCCTGTTCGTGTGTTCAGCATTAACCGTTTATATGTATAGTCGTTTTGATATGGAATTAAACATACCGGATACCCTGGTGTCGCCGGAGTCCGGGCGCCATGCCGCAGCGGTGACACCTTTGGTATTGGCCGGGATTTCCACCGGCACTACAGTAGATGCCAACAGTGTTGCTTTGGGCCAGGTATTGGGAAATGCCATACTTCGTGCGGCAGAGGGCAATGGTGTGGCCGGACCGGAGCTTATCTACCGTGGTGAGAGCCGTGTTTTACACACCAAATCTGCGGAAGATTTGGCTCAAAGATATAATGCGGCTATTGTGGTGTGGGGTAGGAGATCCGATCAGTCTGTCCAACTCAGTGTCTATCACCCCCACGTTGACATGTTCAGTATCGCTAAGTTTGAAAAAGGACAAAGGCATCGCACCCAGCTACGTTCTCCTGCCGCTTTGTTGGAGTTAAATCTTGCCGATTATCAAAAGCATGCCGATTTATTTGCCAGTTTCATCTTGGCCCAAGTGTATTACTTAGGCGGACACTTCGAAACTGCATTAGACTTTTACCATAAGACGCTGAGTTTAGCTAAATCTTCCGAGGCGCTAGAGTTGATCCCGGAATTGTACTTTAGTATGGCCTGGTTGTACTTGCAGAAGGACGTAATGGACACCGGTAAGGCAATTGAATACTTCTCAAAAGTGTTGCAGATGGAGCAAAACCGTAGTTCCTATATCTACAGCAATCGTGGTGTTGCTCATCAGTTGGCCGGTGATTTGAGTCAAGCCGTACAGGATTTCAATCGCGCCATTGAGTTGGATCGAAAAAATGCTGTAGCGTTTAACAACAGAGCCAATATACGGGCAGAATTAAAAGATGTAAAAGGTGCGTATGTCGATTACTACAAGGCGGTGGAAATTGAACCGGGTCTCAATGTTGCTTATTACAATCTGGGTAAATTAAATCACGCGCAAGGTGATTTGCGCAGCGCACTTAACAATTTCAGCAACGCAATTACCGTCGCACACAATGATGCCGATGCATATTATAACCGAGGATTGATTCGTCAATTGTTAGGCGATCCCGTCGGTGCGGCGGAAGACTACAATCAGACTATCAAAATCTCTCCCAATGAGTTTGACGCCCATATCAACCGGGGCGTCACCCGATTAGAGCGCAAGGATAACACCGGAGCGATAGACGATTTCAGTCGTGCCGTGCTCATCAACCCTGATCATGCCAGTGGCTATTTCAACCGAGCCATTGCTTACCAGGTTGTCGGTGATCATGATAAAGCCTTAGAGGATTACGATACAGCGATTCGGTTTCAGAAAGATTATTTCATGGCATTTAACAATCGGGGCACTGTGCGGCAATTATTGCAGGATTGGGTAGGTGCCATTGGCGATTTTACCGAAGCCATTCGCTTGAAGCCGGATTTTGCCGTCGCCTATGTAAATCGGGGTGCCTGTTATTTAAGTACCAGTAAAGCAGGGGAGTCGATACAAGATTTTAACAAGGCTATTTCCATTGAGCCGGAATATGCTCAAGCCTACTTTAACCGGGCACTGGCATATCAAGCCTTGGAGCAATATGAAAAAGCCATTGCAGACTACAGCAAAGTCATTTACTTTTATCCCGACAGTGATACGGCATACATCAACAGGGGTGCGGCCAAGCAAGCTGTCGGGTTGTTGAAACCGGCAATTAGGGACTACAACAAAGCGATTTTACTCAATCCATCCTATGCCGATGCCTATAACAACCGTGCGGTGGCGGCACAAATGAATTCAGCTGATCTGGAAAAAGTGATTCGAGATTTTAACAAGGCAATCGCATTGGACCCATCGTACGCAGAAGCTTTTTTCAATCGCTCCGGCGTGCATTTGCTGAAGAACAATCTGAGTATGGCAGAATCCGATCGAAATAAGTCTACGACGTTAAATCCTCGAATGATTCAAGGGCAAGCAGGGCGGTAA
- a CDS encoding HEAT repeat domain-containing protein, protein MTRSVQTVQFAWILCVVFLLSACGSGPAKLATKTKIKRYESNRNVEQIVDIANSGDKRERLLALESLGRLRDPRAVKTLSDALHSSSWVERETAARSLGKLKDYLAVKPLLGALGDEAKFVSESASKSLNDTVVSLTKSRDLRYFNVLFNGLTEGDIKISDGALLALQQAVTVVAQMNDPSHHKPILAALKHEDAYIRSIAARLLGTLKHHTAIVPLIEAQNDSSKAVRDAASTAIRAINDPRAVDPLIQSLNHERRDVREEAAIALGRFTDLKTVKHLITRLTDSNPRIRYGIAVALGEAGSAHSVKPLIKTMDDQDSEVRFAAAESLGKLFWFPESEMDQARYCAALREWDKCVALGKIAIQPLLLAMTDPDSDIRKEVGDALKQLNWKPGDDRQKALFCVSQRKWDQCIALGNIAIAPLAEQLQSDSIDSNIKIRVVETMAAIKDEDAVKPLSDALQDGSESVRLAAVKALGRIKSAGIIPALMLALDNSSQQVREEASVVLQKELDSVGKAGGSKVLNPIISALGDNNRNVRVVAARLLGEMKNPKATIPLIQALEDPEADVREAAAEALKKIKDPKAIAPLVHALKSNNAHVREYVVKTLGAFQDHRAIEPMMDVINDKDPKVRTAVVEVLGDAKDPRSADLLVKALSDFDEGVREKTAESLGKIGSRQAVDALLLRVESDEVNRVRVAAGKALLSMDWKPKDEKQQGWSCVINREWSKCLDVGQAAVDALMQEMSKQDSPVKLQIARTLGGLRDPRSIPFLLQYMEESKQEKNLNDQAEVLLATTAAIKEMGKDALSHMIPVLPDWYIGKQAGIVLDSINWTPRSDEELVHFQVAKRAKGELLANWPTTEAVLLKDLESNDYARAENAAFAIIGLGKDEMVNSLVSALNRLGNLDMAEAYLNCGNDLLVKASVNWALQKGEKVHPNRRGAQPVVWGEM, encoded by the coding sequence ATGACACGTTCGGTTCAAACGGTACAGTTTGCTTGGATTCTGTGTGTGGTTTTTCTGCTTTCCGCGTGTGGCTCCGGCCCGGCAAAATTAGCAACAAAAACCAAAATTAAGCGCTATGAATCCAATCGAAATGTGGAACAAATTGTTGATATTGCAAATTCGGGCGACAAGCGAGAGCGTTTACTGGCTTTGGAATCTTTGGGTCGTCTTAGAGATCCGCGTGCCGTAAAAACCTTATCCGACGCCTTACATTCCAGCAGTTGGGTGGAACGAGAAACCGCGGCTCGGTCTTTAGGGAAATTAAAAGATTATTTGGCCGTTAAGCCTTTGCTGGGCGCGCTTGGTGATGAAGCAAAATTTGTCAGCGAGTCGGCATCCAAGAGTTTGAATGATACTGTCGTGTCTTTAACCAAATCTCGAGATTTGCGTTATTTTAATGTGTTATTTAATGGCCTGACTGAAGGCGATATTAAGATCTCCGACGGTGCCTTGCTGGCTTTGCAGCAGGCCGTGACGGTTGTTGCGCAAATGAACGATCCGTCACACCATAAACCCATTCTAGCTGCACTAAAACATGAAGACGCCTATATACGCAGTATTGCGGCTCGTTTATTAGGTACATTGAAACACCACACCGCGATTGTACCGCTCATCGAAGCGCAAAATGACAGTTCAAAAGCAGTACGTGATGCAGCCAGCACCGCCATTCGTGCGATCAATGATCCCCGTGCGGTGGATCCCCTAATACAATCATTAAACCATGAGCGTCGGGATGTCCGTGAAGAAGCGGCCATAGCGTTGGGTCGGTTCACGGACTTAAAAACGGTTAAACACTTAATTACACGATTAACGGATAGCAATCCGCGCATTCGCTATGGCATTGCTGTGGCGCTGGGAGAGGCAGGCAGTGCCCATTCGGTAAAGCCTCTGATTAAAACGATGGATGATCAGGATTCGGAAGTTCGTTTTGCGGCGGCGGAATCTTTGGGTAAGTTGTTTTGGTTTCCGGAATCTGAAATGGACCAGGCACGCTACTGTGCTGCGCTACGGGAATGGGACAAATGTGTGGCGCTGGGTAAAATTGCAATCCAGCCCTTGTTGCTGGCGATGACGGACCCGGATAGTGATATACGCAAAGAAGTGGGGGATGCTTTAAAGCAGTTGAACTGGAAGCCGGGAGATGACCGGCAAAAAGCCCTGTTTTGCGTTTCGCAAAGAAAATGGGATCAATGTATTGCCTTGGGTAACATTGCCATCGCCCCTCTGGCAGAGCAACTACAATCTGACAGCATAGATTCGAATATTAAAATTCGCGTCGTCGAGACTATGGCGGCTATCAAAGACGAGGATGCTGTTAAACCGCTGTCTGATGCACTGCAGGATGGATCCGAATCGGTACGCTTGGCAGCCGTGAAAGCCTTGGGCCGGATTAAAAGCGCTGGAATTATACCCGCTCTCATGTTGGCATTAGACAACAGCAGTCAACAAGTACGCGAAGAGGCGAGCGTCGTATTACAGAAAGAACTGGATTCGGTAGGTAAGGCAGGCGGGAGTAAAGTGCTGAATCCCATCATATCCGCATTGGGCGATAATAATCGCAATGTCCGGGTGGTGGCGGCACGCCTTTTGGGAGAAATGAAAAATCCGAAAGCCACCATTCCGTTGATACAGGCACTGGAGGACCCGGAAGCTGATGTGCGCGAAGCGGCCGCCGAAGCCTTGAAAAAAATTAAAGATCCCAAAGCCATTGCGCCTTTGGTTCATGCGCTGAAATCCAACAATGCCCACGTGCGCGAATATGTGGTCAAAACTCTGGGGGCTTTCCAGGATCATCGAGCGATTGAACCCATGATGGATGTTATAAATGATAAAGATCCTAAAGTGCGAACGGCAGTCGTGGAAGTATTGGGTGATGCCAAAGACCCTCGTAGCGCCGATTTATTGGTCAAAGCCTTAAGCGATTTTGATGAAGGTGTTCGAGAAAAAACTGCAGAATCTCTGGGCAAGATAGGTAGCCGGCAAGCAGTTGATGCGTTGTTGTTACGGGTGGAATCCGACGAAGTGAATCGCGTTCGTGTGGCCGCCGGCAAAGCACTGTTGAGTATGGATTGGAAACCTAAAGACGAAAAGCAGCAAGGCTGGTCCTGCGTTATTAATCGCGAATGGAGTAAATGCTTGGATGTGGGGCAGGCTGCTGTGGATGCACTTATGCAGGAAATGTCCAAACAGGACAGTCCGGTTAAATTACAGATAGCCAGAACACTGGGGGGGCTGCGGGATCCGCGTTCCATTCCTTTTTTGTTACAGTATATGGAAGAATCCAAACAGGAAAAAAACCTCAACGACCAGGCTGAAGTATTATTGGCTACCACGGCGGCCATAAAAGAAATGGGCAAAGATGCGCTGAGTCATATGATTCCTGTACTGCCGGATTGGTATATAGGCAAGCAGGCGGGAATCGTGCTCGATTCCATAAACTGGACACCAAGATCCGATGAGGAGCTGGTGCACTTTCAAGTGGCGAAACGAGCCAAAGGTGAGTTACTGGCAAATTGGCCAACCACAGAGGCTGTGCTATTGAAGGATCTGGAATCGAACGACTATGCGAGAGCCGAAAACGCCGCATTTGCTATTATCGGACTGGGCAAAGACGAAATGGTCAATAGTTTGGTAAGTGCCTTGAATCGTCTTGGCAATCTCGATATGGCCGAAGCCTACTTAAACTGCGGGAATGATTTGTTAGTCAAGGCTTCAGTTAACTGGGCTTTACAAAAAGGGGAAAAGGTTCACCCCAACCGCCGTGGTGCACAACCGGTTGTTTGGGGAGAAATGTGA